The genomic interval CCGGGCGCAAGAATGACGCGTCTATCCACCATCGAAAGCGGAGAAGTCTCGCGCCGGCGCCGTACGACGCGTGTTCCCGTCCTCCCGATGTACTTTTGACGCATGAGCCTCGATCAGGAACTGGACGCGGTGGACCGCCAGATCCTGGCCCTGCTGGTGGCCGACGGCCGCCGGACGGTCCGCGACATCGCCGACCGGGTCGGGCTGTCGCCGTCCCCGGTCAAACGCCGGATCGAGCGCCTGGAGCGGGCCGGCGTGATCCTCGGCTACAGCACCGTGGTCGACCAGGACCGGCTCGGCGAGTCGATCGAGGCGTTCGCCGAGCTCCGGTTCAACGGCGACACCGACGTCGAGTCGATCACCGCGTCGGCGCGGCGGATCCCCGAGGTGATCGAGGTGTTCACGGTGGCCGGCGACCCGGATGCCCTCGTCCACTTCCGGGTCAGCAACGTCCAGCACCTGCACCGGCTGATCGACCAGCTACGGCACGACCGCAACGTTGTCGGCACCAAGACCCTGATGGTGCTCGACTCCTGGCGTCGCGGTCAGTCGCCGCGATCACCCGCCTGACATCCGGTCTCAGTGCTGGGCCAGGTCCAGCACTGTTGCTGTTGGCAACTTTGCTAGGTCGGCGCCGTCGAGCAGCAGCTTCGATCCGCGGATCCCGCTGCCGATCACGACCTGCCCGGCGCGCACGACCGCCTCGTCGACCAGCACCGGCCAGTCCGCGGGCAGTCCGATCGGCGTGATGCCGCCGTACTCCATGCTGGTCGTCCTGACCGCGTCGTGCTGGGCCGCGAAGGAGATCTTCCGTACTCCGAGGTGCTTGCGGATCACGCCGTTCACGTCGGCGCGGTCGGTCGCGAGCACGAGCACCGCGGCGTACGACTCCTCGCCGGCCCGCTTGCCGAGCACGATCACGCAGTTCGCCGAGGCCGCCATCGGTACGTCGTACTCCGCGCAGAAGGCCGCGGTGTCCGCGAGCTCTGCGTCGATCGCAGCCGCGTACGCCGTCACGTCCTGGAGCCCGGCGCGCACCGGCGCGGCCAGCAACTCCGGAACCTCCAACGCCGGCTGCCAGTCCAGCTTGCCCAGCAACGGTGCGGTCACTGCTGGGCCTCCGGCAGTTTGACGAGGTCGGCGTACTCCGTGTGCTCCTGGAGGAAGTCCTGGTAGAACGGGCAGGCCGGCTTCACCCGGAGCCCGAGGGCGCGCGCGTCGTCGAGGGACTTGGTCGCGATCCGCCCGGCCACCCCGTGGCCGCGGAACTCGGGCAGGGTCTCGGCGTGCAGGAAGGCGATGACGCCCGGGCGCAGTTTGTAGTCGACGAAACCCATCAGGGTGCCGTCGGCGTCGTGCGCCTCGTACCGGCTGTGGTCCTTGGCGTCGACCACGGTGATCTCGTTCTCCATGCGAGAACTCTAGCCATCCCGCTCGCGTGGTCACCCAGGGTTTGGACTTCGTCACTCCTGGGGTACCGGCGCGAAGGCATGTCGAACCGAGGCCGGGAGGAGCCGGGATGAGCGAGCACGCGTTGGAGCACGGAAGGGCGATACCCAGTCTGGTGCCGGCCCGGATGGACCGGCTGCCCTGGACCAGGTTCCACTGGATGATCGTCGTCGGTCTGGGTGTCTCGTGGATCCTCGACGGCCTGGAGATCCAGCTGGTGTCCCTGGTCGGGAACGTGCTGAAGGAGCCGCAGACCCTGCACCTGAGCACGTCGCAGGTCGGCCTGATGGCGTCGGTCTATCTGGGCGGTGAGGTGGTCGGAGCGTTGGTGTTCGGCCGGTTGACCGACCGGCTCGGCCGGCGCAGTCTGTTCATCGTCACGCTGCTCGTGTACCTGGTCGCGTCCGGTCTCGCAGGTCTGTCCTGGGACCTCACCTCGCTGCTGATCTTCCGGTTCATCGCCGGGATGGGCATCGGCGGTGAGTACGCCGCGATCAACTCCGCGATCGACGAGCTGATCCCGTCGCGGTTCCGCGGCCGGGTCGACATCGGCGTGAACGGCACCTACTGGGCCGGTGCGCTGATCGGTTCCGCGGTCGGTCTGGTGTTCCTGAACAAGGACATCGTCCCGATCGAGTGGGGCTGGCGGCTGTGCTTCCTGATCGGCCCGATCATGGGGCTGTTCATCATCTACCTGCGCAAGCACATCCCGGAGAGCCCGCGCTGGCTGATGACGCACGGGCGGGTCGAGGAGGCCGAGCGCACCGTCGACGACATCGAGGAGACGGTACGGCGGCAGGGCGGCGAGCTGCGCGAGGTCCGCGACGACGAGGCGATCGAGGTGGTCGACTACCCGCCGGTGACGTACCGCGAGATCGCCCGGGTGATGCTGCGCGACTACCGCAGCCGCTCGTTCCTCGGGTTCTCGATGATGGTCACCCAGGCGTTCCTCTACAACGCGATCTTCTTCACCTACGCGCTGGTGCTGAAGTCGTACTTCGGCCTGAACGACTCCAGCGTCGCGCTGTACTTCTTCCCGTTCGCGATCGGCAACCTGGCCGGCCCGCTGCTGCTCGGCCGCCTGTTCGACACCGTCGGCCGGCGGAAGATGATCCTCGGCACCTACACGTTGTCCGCCGTCGTGCTGTTCATCACCGCGCTGCTGTTCAACGCCGGCTCGCTGAACGCGGCCTCGCTGACCGGGCTGTGGTGCGTGGTGTTCTTCTTCGCCTCGGCCGGCGCGTCGTCGGCGTACCTGACCGTGAGCGAGATCTTCCCGATCGAGCTGCGCGGCCAGGCGATCTCGTTCTTCTTCGCGATCTCGCAGCTCACCGGCGGTGTGATCGCGCCGTACCTGTTCGCCTCGCTGATCGGTACCGGCGACAATCCGGCGCGCGGGCCGCTGACGGTCGGGTACATCATCGGTGCGGCCGTGATGCTGGCCGGCGGCATCATCGCCTGGGTGTTCGGCGTGGACGCGGAAGGCCAGTCGCTGGAGAACATCGCCAAGCCGCTGTCGTCGACGGGCGCCGCCACCCGGTTCCAGGGAGCGACGCCGCGAGTGCCTCGTACCGAACGCCGCGACCAGGAACCCTAAGATGACCGCGTGGGTTCGCTGCTGATCGCTGGTACGACGTCCGACGCCGGGAAGACGACGGTGGTCACGGGCATCTGCCGCTGGCTGTCCCGTCAGGGCGTGCGGGTCGCGCCGTACAAGGCGCAGAACATGTCGAACAACTCGATGGTCTGCGCGGACGGCACCGAGATCGGCCGGGCGCAGTGGATCCAGGCCGTTGCCGCCGGCGCCGAACCCGAGGCGGCGATGAACCCGGTGCTGCTCAAACCCGGCAGCGACCGGCGCAGCCACGTCGTGCTGATGGGGGAGCCGTGGGGCGAGCTGACGTCCCGCGGCTTCCTGACCGAGCGGGCGGAGCTGGCGAAGGCGGCGTTCGCGGCGTACGACGACCTCGCGTCCAGGTACGACGTGGTGATCAGCGAGGGCGCGGGCAGCCCGACCGAGATCAACCTGCGGCAGTCCGATTACGTGAACCTCGGCCTCGCCCAGCACACCAGGACGCCGGTCGTCGTGGTCGGGGACATCGACCGCGGGGGCGTGTTCGCGTCGATGTTCGGCACGGTCGCGTTGCTCGACGCCGCCGATCAGTCGCTGATCAGCGGGTTCCTGGTGAACAAGTTCCGCGGTGACGTCTCGCTCCTGCAGCCCGGGATCGACATGCTCGCCTCGGTCACCGGCCGCCCGACGTACGGCGTCCTGCCGTGGCTGCCCGAGCTCTGGCTGGACTCCGAGGACGCCCTCGACATCCCGGTACGACGGACCTCGCCGGGCGATCTGCTGACGATCGCGGTGGTGCGCTTCCCGCGGATCAGCAACTTCACCGACCTCGACGCGCTGGCGGTCGAGCCGACGAACAGCGTCTTCTTCACCACCAGCCCTGCCGAGATCCGTGACGCGGACCTGGTCGTCCTTCCCGGCTCCCGCGCAACCGTCGCAGACCTCAACTGGCTCCGCGCCCAGGGCCTGGCCGACGCCGTCACCGCTCGGGCAGCCAACGGCCGGCCGATTCTGGGGATCTGCGGGGGATACCAGGCGCTCGGATCAGTCGTCTCCGACCCGGACGCGGTCGAGACGGGCGGCGAGCACCCCGGACTGGGCTTGTTGCCGGCCGCAACGACATTTGCCCGGGAGAAGACGCTGGCGCGACCGACGGCCACGGCGTACGAGATCCACCACGGAGTGGTCGAGGTGACTGAAGACGCCGCGGAGTTCCCGGGTGGCTGCCGCAGCGGCAACACCTGGGGCACGATCTGGCACGGCCTGCTCGACGACGACGCCGCGCGGCACGCGTTCCTCACCGAGGTCGCGGAGCTGACCGGCAAGCCCGCGCCGGACGGGTCGGTCTCCTTCGCCGGGCTCCGCGCCGACCGCCTGGACCGCCTGGCCGACATGATCGAGGAGTACGCCGACACCGCCGCCCTGCTGCACCTGATCGAGAGCGGCGCACCGCCGGTCCCCTTCATTCCGCCGGGAGCGCCGTAGGACCAGGCCTGAACGCATGTTCACCGCGCATCTGGCGTGTTAGCCTCGACGCGAGCGCGCCCCGGCCCCCGGCGACGATCATCGTCGCAGTGGTTCAGGGGGGACATGAACGGCAGGTCGACGTCCGGGCCGTCCAGAGATCCGTTCGCGCAGATCTGGGCGGCTTACGGTGACCAGCTGCGGTGGATCGCCGAGACGATCCTGGGGAACAGAGTGCTCGCGCAGGTTCTCGTCGTCGACGTGATAGCTACTCGCTCTGCGAATCCGCTCGCGTCCGGCGGACAGTTCCCGTCACGGCACGAGCTCGCGCGGATGACGTACCTGCGGTGTGTGCGGGCCGGAGCCGTCGGCGACCGCGTCCTCGTACGGCAGCAACGGGCGGCGGTGGCGCTCGTCGATCTCGGAGATCACAGCTCCGGCGACGTCGCCGACCTGTTCGGTCTGCCGGCCGAGGCCGTCGCCGAGCTGCTCGTCGCCGGACGACGCATCGTCGGGCCGGCTCCGGCTCCGGGCCACGAGCCTGGCCCGGGCCTCGTCGAGCTGGCCGCGTTGCTGGCACACGAGTGAGCCTGGTCGTCGTCCTGACAGACTGAGCACGTGGAGGACTTCGAACGTCTGCGGGGACGGCTGTTCGGGATCGCCTACCGGATGACGGGGACGGCGACCGACGCCGAGGAGATCCTGCAGGACGCGTGGCTGCGCTGGCAGGACGCCGACCGTACGTCGGTGCGGGACCCGGACGCGTACCTGGCGAAGATCGTCACCAACCTGTCCATCAAGCAGCTCACCTCCGCGCGGGCGCGACGGGAGACGTACGTCGGGGAGTGGTTGCCGGAGCCGGTGCTGACGGGACGGGACGAGTTCGACGTGCTCGAGGTGGTCGCCGAGCGGGAATCGGTGTCCTTCGCGCTGCTGCTCCTGCTGGAGCGGCTGACTCCGGCCGAGCGGGCGGCGTACGTCCTGCACGAAGCGTTCGCGTACAGCCATCGTGAGGTGGCGGACCTGATCGGGACGACGGACGCCAATGCCCGGCAGCTGCTGTCCCGGGCCCGCAAGCGGGTGGCGACGGACTCCCGGCGCCGGCAGCCGGTCGACCGGGTCGGCTGGCGTGAGTTCGTCGACCGCTTCCTGGCGGCGGCCCACGCGGGCGAGATCGACCAGCTCGAGCGCCTGCTCACCGAGGACGTCGTGTCCACCGCGGACGGCGGCGGCAAGGTCATCGCGGCCCGGAACCCGGTCGTCGGCCGGACCCTGGTGGCGCGCTACCTGATCGGGACGCTGCAGAAGTTCGGCGCGGGCTTCGTCATGCGCTTCGCGGAGGCGAACGGCGAGCCGGTGCTGGTCGCCGAGAGCCCCGACGGGCTGATGGCGGTGTGCTTCGTCGAGGCCGGGCCGCAGGGCGTCAGCGACCTCCGGTTCGTGCTCAATCCGGACAAACTCGCCTTCGCCGCCGCCCAGCTGTCACAAATCGGAGGGCTGTCGGATCTTTCCTGGTGAACCGAAAGGACACCAGGATGACTTCCCTTCTCGTCACCGGCGGTACCGGTCGCCTCGGCCGGCCGGCTGTGGACGCCTTCCGTGCGGCCGGACACCAGGTGCGCGTGCTGAGCCGCCGGGCCGGACCCGAGCGTGTCGTCGCCGACCTCACCGCGGGTGAAGGGCTGGCGGCCGCGGTCGAGGGCGCCGACGTGGTCGTGCATCTCGCCACCAGCGTCCGCGGCCAGGACGCGCAGCAGACCCGGAACCTGCTCGCGGCCATTGCCGGGGTGCGGCACCTCGTGGTGATGTCGATC from Kribbella sp. NBC_00709 carries:
- a CDS encoding Lrp/AsnC family transcriptional regulator: MSLDQELDAVDRQILALLVADGRRTVRDIADRVGLSPSPVKRRIERLERAGVILGYSTVVDQDRLGESIEAFAELRFNGDTDVESITASARRIPEVIEVFTVAGDPDALVHFRVSNVQHLHRLIDQLRHDRNVVGTKTLMVLDSWRRGQSPRSPA
- a CDS encoding YbaK/EbsC family protein, with product MTAPLLGKLDWQPALEVPELLAAPVRAGLQDVTAYAAAIDAELADTAAFCAEYDVPMAASANCVIVLGKRAGEESYAAVLVLATDRADVNGVIRKHLGVRKISFAAQHDAVRTTSMEYGGITPIGLPADWPVLVDEAVVRAGQVVIGSGIRGSKLLLDGADLAKLPTATVLDLAQH
- a CDS encoding GNAT family N-acetyltransferase, translating into MENEITVVDAKDHSRYEAHDADGTLMGFVDYKLRPGVIAFLHAETLPEFRGHGVAGRIATKSLDDARALGLRVKPACPFYQDFLQEHTEYADLVKLPEAQQ
- a CDS encoding MFS transporter, which encodes MSEHALEHGRAIPSLVPARMDRLPWTRFHWMIVVGLGVSWILDGLEIQLVSLVGNVLKEPQTLHLSTSQVGLMASVYLGGEVVGALVFGRLTDRLGRRSLFIVTLLVYLVASGLAGLSWDLTSLLIFRFIAGMGIGGEYAAINSAIDELIPSRFRGRVDIGVNGTYWAGALIGSAVGLVFLNKDIVPIEWGWRLCFLIGPIMGLFIIYLRKHIPESPRWLMTHGRVEEAERTVDDIEETVRRQGGELREVRDDEAIEVVDYPPVTYREIARVMLRDYRSRSFLGFSMMVTQAFLYNAIFFTYALVLKSYFGLNDSSVALYFFPFAIGNLAGPLLLGRLFDTVGRRKMILGTYTLSAVVLFITALLFNAGSLNAASLTGLWCVVFFFASAGASSAYLTVSEIFPIELRGQAISFFFAISQLTGGVIAPYLFASLIGTGDNPARGPLTVGYIIGAAVMLAGGIIAWVFGVDAEGQSLENIAKPLSSTGAATRFQGATPRVPRTERRDQEP
- a CDS encoding cobyric acid synthase; translated protein: MGSLLIAGTTSDAGKTTVVTGICRWLSRQGVRVAPYKAQNMSNNSMVCADGTEIGRAQWIQAVAAGAEPEAAMNPVLLKPGSDRRSHVVLMGEPWGELTSRGFLTERAELAKAAFAAYDDLASRYDVVISEGAGSPTEINLRQSDYVNLGLAQHTRTPVVVVGDIDRGGVFASMFGTVALLDAADQSLISGFLVNKFRGDVSLLQPGIDMLASVTGRPTYGVLPWLPELWLDSEDALDIPVRRTSPGDLLTIAVVRFPRISNFTDLDALAVEPTNSVFFTTSPAEIRDADLVVLPGSRATVADLNWLRAQGLADAVTARAANGRPILGICGGYQALGSVVSDPDAVETGGEHPGLGLLPAATTFAREKTLARPTATAYEIHHGVVEVTEDAAEFPGGCRSGNTWGTIWHGLLDDDAARHAFLTEVAELTGKPAPDGSVSFAGLRADRLDRLADMIEEYADTAALLHLIESGAPPVPFIPPGAP
- a CDS encoding RNA polymerase sigma-70 factor — encoded protein: MEDFERLRGRLFGIAYRMTGTATDAEEILQDAWLRWQDADRTSVRDPDAYLAKIVTNLSIKQLTSARARRETYVGEWLPEPVLTGRDEFDVLEVVAERESVSFALLLLLERLTPAERAAYVLHEAFAYSHREVADLIGTTDANARQLLSRARKRVATDSRRRQPVDRVGWREFVDRFLAAAHAGEIDQLERLLTEDVVSTADGGGKVIAARNPVVGRTLVARYLIGTLQKFGAGFVMRFAEANGEPVLVAESPDGLMAVCFVEAGPQGVSDLRFVLNPDKLAFAAAQLSQIGGLSDLSW